One segment of Bradyrhizobium sp. CB2312 DNA contains the following:
- a CDS encoding cytochrome P460 family protein codes for MRRTVLALSAVLGVGALATAAFAQQPQLPPPDDWHATGRYLPEYTKDGDLILPKNFHEWVYVGSPLTPNFLNPPQANFPEFHNVYIEPGSYDIYKKTGVFPEGTIFVKELQLMQPATNPDGSSTAPSGKGFFPGAFNGADVTVKDTERYKASDGWGYFNFNHHEPKAASAKVRPVEECGYCHIASAKRDDVWTQFYALLDQVPLPPGQSGSKKMPPSENPSIKK; via the coding sequence ATGAGACGCACCGTACTGGCACTTTCCGCGGTCCTTGGCGTTGGCGCTCTAGCAACCGCAGCCTTCGCGCAGCAACCACAGCTTCCGCCACCCGACGATTGGCACGCCACCGGCCGCTATCTTCCTGAATACACGAAAGACGGGGACCTTATTCTGCCAAAAAACTTTCACGAATGGGTTTACGTTGGATCGCCACTGACGCCCAACTTTTTGAATCCGCCTCAAGCAAACTTCCCGGAATTTCATAACGTGTATATCGAGCCCGGTTCTTACGATATTTACAAGAAAACGGGCGTCTTCCCTGAAGGAACAATCTTCGTGAAGGAATTGCAGCTCATGCAGCCTGCCACCAATCCGGACGGTTCGAGTACCGCGCCATCGGGGAAAGGATTTTTCCCGGGGGCTTTCAACGGAGCTGATGTGACCGTCAAGGACACCGAGAGATATAAGGCAAGCGACGGTTGGGGCTATTTCAACTTCAATCACCATGAACCAAAAGCGGCCAGTGCTAAAGTCCGGCCGGTCGAGGAATGCGGCTACTGCCACATCGCAAGCGCGAAGCGAGATGACGTATGGACGCAGTTCTACGCGTTGCTCGACCAGGTGCCGCTACCGCCCGGCCAGAGTGGCTCCAAGAAAATGCCGCCCAGCGAGAATCCGTCTATCAAAAAGTAG
- the hemA gene encoding 5-aminolevulinate synthase translates to MKRALTRPTATFFKGAVNFSPETYERHFHASLERLRGEQRYRVFANIERVSGRFPTARWRRPDGSVTEITVWCSNDYLGMGQHPEVVGALTATARRCGAGAGGTRNIAGNSSPLVDLEDELADLHGKEASLVFTSGYISNQASISTIGKLIPECVIFSDAFNHNSIIEGIRQSGCEKRIFRHNDLSHLEALLREAGSRPKLVVFESVYSMDGDVAPIGAICDIAERYGAMTYLDEVHAVGLYGARGGGISEREGVMHRLTVIEGTLAKGFGCIGGYISASRSICDAVRSFAPGFIFTTALPPPIAAAARASVRYLKHSSAEREAHQRQAAATKEALQAAGLPVLPTGTHIVPVIVGDAELCKAAADRLLQRHAIYIQPINYPTVPRGTERLRITPSPYHADTHIAELAAALAETWDALSLS, encoded by the coding sequence ATGAAAAGAGCGTTGACGAGGCCCACAGCGACCTTCTTCAAGGGCGCCGTCAATTTTTCGCCCGAAACATACGAACGTCACTTCCACGCTTCTCTTGAGCGCCTGCGCGGGGAACAACGTTATCGCGTCTTCGCTAACATCGAACGCGTCTCCGGTCGCTTCCCAACCGCCAGATGGCGACGCCCTGACGGGTCCGTTACTGAAATCACGGTTTGGTGCTCGAATGATTATCTGGGCATGGGACAACACCCGGAGGTCGTGGGCGCGCTGACCGCCACGGCACGCCGCTGCGGTGCAGGAGCGGGTGGAACTCGCAACATCGCGGGAAATAGTTCGCCTTTGGTTGATTTAGAGGACGAACTTGCTGATCTGCACGGCAAGGAGGCAAGTCTCGTCTTCACATCTGGCTACATATCGAACCAGGCCAGCATATCCACGATCGGTAAGCTGATTCCAGAGTGCGTAATCTTTTCTGATGCATTCAACCACAATTCGATTATCGAAGGCATCCGTCAATCAGGCTGCGAAAAGCGGATTTTTCGCCACAACGATCTTAGTCACCTTGAGGCCTTGCTGCGCGAAGCGGGAAGCCGCCCCAAGCTCGTCGTGTTCGAATCCGTCTACTCAATGGACGGCGATGTGGCGCCGATCGGCGCAATCTGCGACATTGCCGAGCGGTATGGGGCAATGACCTACCTTGACGAGGTTCACGCTGTCGGCCTCTACGGCGCTCGCGGCGGCGGAATTAGCGAGCGCGAGGGTGTGATGCACCGCTTGACAGTGATCGAGGGTACTCTCGCCAAGGGATTTGGCTGCATTGGCGGCTATATATCGGCGTCGCGATCTATTTGCGATGCGGTGCGCAGCTTCGCGCCCGGATTCATCTTCACGACCGCCCTCCCTCCACCGATTGCCGCCGCAGCGCGTGCATCTGTTCGCTACCTGAAACACTCGTCTGCCGAGCGCGAAGCACACCAACGACAGGCCGCTGCAACGAAAGAGGCGCTCCAAGCCGCCGGGCTTCCGGTTCTCCCGACCGGAACCCACATCGTGCCTGTGATTGTCGGCGATGCGGAGTTGTGTAAGGCGGCAGCCGATCGCCTTCTACAGCGTCACGCCATCTATATCCAGCCGATTAACTATCCGACGGTCCCGCGTGGGACGGAGCGGCTGCGCATCACGCCGTCGCCATATCACGCAGATACCCACATAGCTGAACTCGCAGCTGCGCTGGCTGAGACCTGGGACGCCCTTTCTCTTTCCTGA
- the ccmA gene encoding heme ABC exporter ATP-binding protein CcmA, with protein MDITERSHLLIEDLSVARGERILLGGISLRLGSGQIAEVTGPNGVGKSTLLRAIAGFFPLRSGRMSWVESEAADPAPLAERLHYVGHLDGLKSALTARENLEIGLGFLGRDRRTALQALDHMELAHVLDLPVGYLSAGQRRRVALARLLIVDRPLWLLDEPLTALDRHARALLKAIVASHLGSGGLTLAATHEPLGLPGTIEVRLGAR; from the coding sequence ATGGATATCACGGAGCGGTCCCATCTGCTGATCGAAGATCTGTCCGTGGCGCGCGGCGAGCGCATCCTGCTTGGCGGGATATCTTTGCGACTAGGCTCGGGTCAAATCGCCGAAGTGACGGGTCCCAACGGAGTGGGCAAATCTACGCTCTTGCGTGCGATCGCCGGTTTTTTTCCACTGAGATCCGGCCGCATGTCGTGGGTGGAGTCCGAAGCCGCGGATCCGGCGCCCCTGGCAGAACGCCTCCACTACGTGGGCCATCTCGACGGGCTGAAATCGGCGTTGACCGCCCGCGAAAACCTCGAGATTGGCCTGGGATTTTTGGGGCGAGACCGGCGAACCGCGTTACAGGCGCTGGACCACATGGAGTTGGCCCACGTTCTCGATCTGCCAGTCGGTTATCTTTCCGCCGGGCAACGTCGCCGCGTCGCATTAGCTCGGCTCTTAATCGTCGATCGCCCTCTATGGCTGCTCGACGAACCGCTAACTGCGCTCGACCGGCACGCGCGCGCCTTACTGAAGGCTATCGTCGCGAGCCATCTCGGAAGCGGAGGATTGACGCTGGCCGCGACCCACGAACCTCTTGGTCTACCAGGGACAATCGAAGTCAGGCTTGGAGCCCGGTGA
- the ccmB gene encoding heme exporter protein CcmB translates to MTRILLIVFLRDLMLARRIGGGGMLGLFFFLSLVTVVPFAIGPDMRLLSRIGPAILWIAALLASLLGLDRLFQADQEDGSLDQMFLSPAPLELIVLVKCMAHWLVTGLPLVMLSPLFGLMLDLDGPALRSVAATLLVGTPAFTFLGAIGAAVTVTLRRGGLLLSILVVPLAVPVLIFGVSAAQSATMPFLTPFLVLCALGLASIALAPIAAAAALRSAAE, encoded by the coding sequence ATGACCCGTATTCTCCTCATCGTTTTTCTTCGCGACCTCATGCTAGCCCGCCGCATCGGTGGCGGCGGGATGCTCGGTCTGTTCTTTTTCCTCAGTCTTGTGACGGTCGTACCCTTCGCCATCGGGCCTGACATGCGTTTGCTGTCGCGCATCGGCCCAGCAATTCTATGGATAGCTGCACTTCTCGCGAGCCTATTGGGCCTCGACCGTCTGTTTCAGGCGGATCAAGAGGACGGCTCGCTGGACCAAATGTTTTTGTCGCCGGCGCCCCTAGAACTCATTGTTCTTGTGAAGTGCATGGCTCACTGGCTTGTAACGGGGCTGCCGCTCGTTATGCTCTCGCCTCTATTTGGCTTGATGTTGGATTTGGATGGTCCCGCCCTCCGATCGGTAGCAGCAACGTTGTTGGTTGGCACGCCGGCCTTCACCTTTCTGGGGGCGATCGGGGCGGCCGTTACTGTCACCCTGCGGCGCGGCGGTCTATTGCTATCGATCCTCGTCGTGCCACTAGCCGTACCGGTGCTGATCTTCGGTGTCTCCGCGGCGCAAAGCGCCACAATGCCCTTTTTGACACCGTTCCTGGTCCTCTGCGCGCTTGGACTCGCGTCCATCGCGCTCGCTCCGATAGCTGCGGCCGCAGCACTTCGTAGCGCGGCAGAATAA
- a CDS encoding cytochrome P460 family protein: MKSLRSAALASASFIAVAAGCLVTQLVPSQAAPAQEQLVDGSGNMHIPKDYRTTYEFLGSWSVAGDKGAKEMHVVYASPGTAAAYRASGKFPDGSILVKEVYAAATSDMTTGTVSHQQSLKGWFMMVKDGKNSHPDNKLWGNGWGWSWFNADDRMKTSSTNFQSDCLGCHIPAKATDWIYVQGYPGLKK, from the coding sequence ATGAAAAGTCTCAGAAGTGCGGCCCTGGCGTCCGCATCGTTCATCGCTGTGGCCGCCGGGTGCCTCGTAACGCAACTCGTACCGAGCCAGGCCGCTCCTGCGCAGGAGCAACTCGTTGACGGGTCAGGCAACATGCATATTCCGAAGGACTATCGAACGACCTACGAATTCCTCGGGAGCTGGTCTGTTGCAGGTGACAAAGGCGCTAAGGAGATGCACGTGGTCTACGCGTCGCCCGGAACTGCGGCGGCCTATCGGGCGAGTGGCAAATTTCCCGATGGTTCGATCCTGGTGAAGGAAGTGTACGCCGCGGCCACGTCGGATATGACGACTGGGACCGTTAGCCATCAACAAAGCCTCAAAGGATGGTTCATGATGGTGAAGGACGGCAAGAACAGCCACCCCGATAATAAGTTGTGGGGCAATGGTTGGGGCTGGTCCTGGTTTAATGCGGATGACCGGATGAAAACGAGCTCAACGAACTTCCAATCAGACTGTCTAGGTTGCCACATCCCTGCCAAAGCGACCGACTGGATCTATGTTCAAGGCTATCCCGGCCTCAAAAAGTGA